The genomic DNA TGCCACTCGTGCGGAGCGTCTGTCATATCTGGCCCGTGGTCGCTTACCGCAAACATCTTAATGCCATTTTGCTTGGCGTAATGAACATAGTCGTGCAGGGTGCTATAGGCATGGGTGCTGGCGATGGTATGTAAATGCAGATCGACTTCGGGTTTGATTTTCATAAGAGCCTCTACGCAAACGAGTGCAAGGGAAGGAGCATGTTTATTGTCGCCAAGATAGAGCTATTCAACAAGCGCAAAACTGACAAAGGAACTTATTTAGTTCGGCGGCATCAATGAATAGAGCTTGTTTACCATCACTTGTGCTTAGTAGAGAGTTTGCTTAGACGCTGGGTGAATAAATGATGGTTTGATTTCGACCTTGGTGCTTAGCCTGATATAGCGCGTCATCAGCCTGTTTGATTAACTGATCTAAGGATTCATCTTGATGATGTAAGGGAACAATGCCAAAACTAGCGCTGAGATGAATAGTAAAATCGAACACCGGAAACGGTATATTGCTTATCTGCTCACGTAAGCGCTCAACTAACACAAAAGCGGTTGCTTGATCGGTTTCGGGTAATGGCATCGCAAATTCTTCGCCACCTAATCTCGCCTAGATTGTTGGTTGAGTAAGTTTGCCAATTTAACCAGTACGGCATCACCCACCGCGTGACCAAAGCTGTCGTTGATGCTTTCAAAGTGATCGATATCCAGCATGACGATAGAGAGTGAGCGATGATAGCGCTGGGCCTCTATTAAGTGCTGCTGGGCTATTTCATAAAATGCCCTGCGATTATAGATATTAGTAAGTAGGTCGATACGTGCGCTTATTTCTGCCGCATTCTTAGCCTGTTCTAATTCAAAGCGAAGAGCTAGGTAGCTATCCAATTTTTATGCTGTTCTAAGCTAATCATCGATAAAAAAGCAAAGATGAACAGCAACATGCTGGCCATTATTGGGTTGTTCTGAGAATGAGGTAATAAGTAGTAAGCCATTTGGGGGACTAACGCGCTAGCGATAAATACCGGAGGAGCCCATTTTAGCTGGTGGTAAGCGGTAACGGCACCAGCGGAGTAGCCTACAGACACTAATATAAGATAAAGCATGGCGCTGTCGACATGTTCAAGCTCCAGATAAAAGAAGATCGCATTAAACAGCCAGGCTAATAAAACGAGTTGCAGGTAAAAACTCACCGCCCATTTAGTGATTTTGGCATCGCTGATGTTGGAGCGATTAAAGTGACGGCAAATGAGATAGTTTACTAAGATGTAGACCCAAAGTAGGGCGACAAGCATTAAGGGTTGCTTGAGTGTTGTCGTTTTTGAGACGATAAACAGCAGCATAATAGAAGAGACTAACAGCGAAAAAAGACCGGAGATACGGTTCTTATAAACTACGCGCACGCACTCAGCAAAAATGCGTATATTGGCTTAGTAGTTGCTTTATTTCGATTAAAACTGGGTCTGGGTCTGGGTCTTTCAATATCAGTGTGTTTACTAACTCTAGTGATGACTCAACGCTCGCACCATTTCGAAGTAAAAACTTCAGGTTATTGACATTCTTTGCTATTACATTGAGCTGTAGTGGGGTTAAAGCATTGTAAGGTGAGGGTAAGTAGCTATTTCCAGCATTTACCTTAAGGCCATTATTGATAAAAGCTTGAGCTATATCGTACTTCATATTGCTATCAAGGTTGAGAATAGGGTCTAAGCCACCTTCGGCTAAGTCATTCGCACCTTGTTCGTTATATCTAAATTGTTTCAGGTGTGCGTTGCATATAAATTCAGGATAATAAAATCCCTGCTCACCAGTAGAGCACATTATTAGTTGGAAAGTACTCATGGCCGATAGCGAGTAAACGGTTAGAGCTATTGAACTTGCGACTACGGTTGACGTTAAAACGACTAATTTTGATTTTATAGACATGTTAACTCCAAACCCTTGGTAAATGGTTAGCTGGAACTTTGTAGTCTAAAAATGCAGTTAACGGAAGGTTCTTTTCGTTTGTATCTATCTTTTTTACTAAGTAAATGGCGAGAATGTTTTTAAATCTTCTTGCTAGTTTGTTTATGACCACACCGTAGATCTTTATGCTTAGTAAATCACTGGCAGTAGCATGTTTATACCAATACTTCTTTGAAGATTTAGCAAATTTTCTCATTACGCTGAATGCCTTAGCTGAAGGGTTCGCTGTACTTCTAAACAAAGCCTCTACATACCCAATTGAGTATGAAGCATCAATCGCCTCAACTAATAAACCTTCAGCTAGATTTAGTTCTCTATGATTCATTGGAAGCTGGTCAATGGTAGGGTGCTCGGAAGGCTTAAAAATAAATTTGAGTATCAGTCTGGCCTCATCCGCAGTGATGAGTATTTCACTTGGGCTGAAATTTTTTAACTGTTTTCGCACCTTCATTTCCTGAATTATTAATGATAACAAAATCAGTATATTGTTGGGGATGCTTAGGTTCAAGATATTGCTTTATAAAGAAGCTGGAGTTTGATTAATTGAGTCTGCTAATCATATAGATATCTAAGAATATTCTGGAGGATTTGTCCACTTCCCCATTAATGAGACAGTTCTAAAGTAGAGTTTTCCAGTTTTGCTCGGTAAGCAGCCGGTGGCAAATTACCGAGACTTTCATGGGTTCGTTCTTCGTTGTAATCCAAACGCCAGAACCAAGCCATTTCTCGGACTTGTTCTAGCGATTCAAATAAATACGCATCCAAAAATTCTCGACGGAACGAGCCATTGAAACGTTCCACAAATCCGTTTTGCTGAGGCTTACCTGGCTGGATATAAACCAGTTGAATATGGTGCTGTTCACACCAATCTGTCAGCCTTGCCGAGATAAGCTCAGGCCCGTTATCGACTCGTAATTGAACCGGTAGACTACGCTCAGCTTTAATTTGCTCAAGTACGCGTACAACGCGCTCTGCTGGCAATGAACTATCTACCTCAATGGCAAGGCATTCCCGCGTACCTTCATCTACTACATTAAGTGTGCGGAAGCGTTTCCCGCAATAAAGTCCGTCATGCATAAAATCTAAGGCCCATTGATAGTTGGCTTTCGCTTCAACCTGTAATGGTTGCGCAATTCGCTTCGGTAATACTCGTTTAACCCGCCGTTTAAGGTTGAGTCCCATTTGGCAATACACGCGATAAACGCGCTTATGATTGAATGGATACCCTTTGTAACGCAGTCGGCCAAAGCACTTCCAAAAGCCCGCTCTGGGGGACTTCTTAAGCTCAGAATTCAACGCATCAATGACAGCAGCATCCCTTTGACGCCAATCGACTAATGGCCGGTAATAACTTGAACGGCTGATGTCAGCCAAGGTACAGGCTTTCAGAATGCTCAAGCCGGCACCGACCAATAATTGGGCACAGCTCCGTTTTTCTGCTGTCACCAGCCCTTTTTTGCGAAGAGTTCCTTCATCGCATGGTTTTCCAAACTGACTTCGGCAAATAACTTTTTCAGCTTCGAATTTTCCTCTTCCAACTCTTTGACTCGCTTGAGTTCAGAAGCATCCATGCCACCGTACTTAGATTTCCACTTATAGTACGTGGCGTTACTCATTCCGTGTTTACGACAGATATCTTCGACCTTCATCCCCGCGTCAGCTTCTTTGAGAATGTTGACGATCTGCGTTTCGGTAAAGCGTGATTTTTTCATGGCGTTCTCCTACGTTAATGAGTGTAGAAAACTCCATTTAAATTTGTGTCATTTTAGGGGAAGTGGACAGATTAATTATGTTTTCACATACTTTTCCGCGTGTGACAAATACAAAAATGTATGGTCCGCCTCGTTATTGCAATGATAAATTTCGATAACGGGGTTGGTTATGCGCTAATGTATTCGGAGTCTAATTGGGCCCTCTCGCCACCTGCTCCATGATGAGTTCCGCGCTGGATTATCCTCAAAAAAGCCGAAAGCTTTTATAAGCTGTTTTTTGTGTCAGGTTTTAATCCAGTGGTTCTACCGTTTTCGTCATCTCTATTCTCATTGCAAACCCGGTGCTAACGCCTTACTGTTAAATGCTTGTTTCGTCTTCATGACTGCCCAAGTTATTCGGGCAAGCTTGTTAGCCAATGCTTAAAGGGGCGTCGTGCAGTTTGGCCAGTTGCACGATCCGCTCACAATTGGCTTCGCTGCCCTTGCGTGAGTGAATAAACGAGCTGTTGTTGATCTCTAAAGCTACGTTGTATTGCGCCGCCGCTTTAACGATGGTTTCAGCATCGATGGGAAAAGCGGGGTTGCCGGGGTGGGTTATCACATTCACCAGCCCACTTTTGATGGTATTAAGCATGGCCTCGGTATTGATGTGTATCGACTGCGGTGGAAATACTTCCTGATGAAAACCGCAGAGAATGATGTCTAACTGAGCTCTCATCCGCTGATTGCAGTCAATCTCTCCCGCTGGCGATTTGATATTGGCCTCGATGCCGCGAAGAATGCCAATGCCCTGATCAACCCGAGGAAATAAGGCGCTATTAATAAAGTGCCACTCGTGCGGAGCGTCTGTCATATCTGGCCCGTGGTCGCTTACCGCAAACATCTTAATGCCATTTTGCTTGGCGTAATGAACATAGTCGTGCAGGGTGCTATAGGCATGGGTGCTGGCGATGGTATGTAAATGCAGATCGACTTCGGGTTTGATTTTCATAACGGCCTCTAAGGTATGAAAGGGGGATTAGCCAATTCATTGTGGCTAAGATCTGCTCTGCCAACAAGTGTTCAGCTGGAATAGGCTCAGTTAGGGTTAAATTAGGCGTTTTAAACAACACTTTTGGATGGTGTTAGGCGTTGTTTCCTAAATCAGATTGAACTAACTCAGCAGTCGCGGATCTGATCTGTATCTATATCTGTCGGGTCACCAAACATGGGTAAAGCGAAAGGCAACATCACCAACTGGAAGCTGTACAACAGTGCACTGAAGCAACGCGGCTCATTGACCTTCTGGATGGATGAGAAAGCCATAGAACTATGGAATAACACTGAGCGCAGTGGTCGTCGAGGGCGCAGCCAAACTTACAGTGACACCGCTATCGCAACTGCGCTGATGATTAAAGGCGTATTCAAGTTACCACTGCGTGCTCTTGAAGGCTTCATCAACTCATTGTTTCGCCTGCTCAAGGTCGACTTAAAATCTCCCGATTACAGTTGTATAAGTAAGCGAGCAAAGACTGTTGAAGTCAACTATCGCCTACCTAGCCAAGGTCAAGCGGCTCACCTCGTTATCGATGCTACAGGTCTTAAGGTGTTTGGCGAAGGAGAGTGGAAGGTGCGTAAACACGGCGCTGAAAAGCGTCGAGTCTGGCGAAAACTGCATATGGCAGTAGATGCCCAGAGCCATCAGATAGTGAGTGCTGAGGTCTCGATGGACTGGGTTCACGATAGTGAAGTGTTACCCACCTTGTTGAGACCGCTGCGGCGCAAAGTGAAAGCAGTAAGCGCTGATGGTGCCTATGACACACGGCAGAGCTATCAAGAAGTACAACGTAAGAAGGCTGTTGCACTAATCCCCCACGCAAGAATGCAGGTATGTGGGAAGCGGGTCACCCACGGAACGTTGCAGTAAAAGCCTTGAAGCAAGGTGAGTTGGAAAACTGGAAACGGGACAATGCTTACCATCTTCGTTCACTATCGGAGACGGCGATGTATCGTTTCAAACAACTGCTTAGCGACAAGTTGAGTCTACGTTGTTACAACGCCCAAGTCGGCGAAATCATGGCCGGAGTGTGCGCGTTGAACAAAATGAGCAGGCTAGGTATGCCTGCTCGTCAGCTAGCTGAATAAAGAGGAAAACGCCTTGGGGTTACTGCATTCTTGGCTCTGAATTGATCAACAAGGCCATGGTGCTATAGAAACCTAGAGGGAGTTTGCTGTTAATGCTATTGCGGTAACAGAGTGCGGCTCAATAATGTTTGGGCCATTGGCAAATCATTTAGATAAAAGAACAGAGCCTACAATTAGGCTCTGTTAGGTTTAAAGGGCTATCTGCTAATGCGACAATTTATTTTGCGTAGTATTTTTTATCGATCTGTTCTTGCAAGATACCTTTGCTAGCCACTTTACTGGAGCGGCTCATGCTCGTGGCGCTCGGTGTATTATATTCTCTGGCCGAGCAATAGGCATTGCTTTCCCATGTCCCTGTTGGCTCAATAGTGACGCCACCGTTTGCATCAACCACAAAGTCGAACACTGCCCAGCATACCGTTGGCTCGCCAGCTGGCGGAGAAAATACTTGAGTGCGCCCGGCGTAGTTAAGCTCTACACGTGAAGGAGAGGCGGCGATATCGCTCGTGCCAGCGTAGTGTTTTACTGCATAGCTATAACGACCAGCGTAGGGGAAGGAACCAATAGTGGTAATTTCTGGGCCATAGCTGTTGACATCATCCACATCAAGCCAGATGCTGCTATTTTCTAAGGTCACTTGTTTGTTAGCAAAATAGACAAGGAAGGCTGTATCGCCTGTGGCAGATTCTGGACCAAAGAACTGGGTGTCTAAATCTCGAGGATTTTCCCCCCAGCTAAGCGTTACTGTGGCTGAAGCTTCCTCTAGACTTAAGCATTCTCCTAAATCAAGATCGCTCGTGCCAGTTGTTAGTGTTAGGGTTCGGCCATTACTACCGCTGGTATTGGCTTGCAGGTAGACGGTAGAGCTAGATTTAGCCGCAACACTAAAGCGGCCTGTACTGTCGGTGGTAGCGTTGGCTTGGCCAGAGTAGCTTGCACCTTGGGTAATGATTCGCGCCGAAGTAATCGGGTTGCCGTCACTGTCTTCTACACAACCGGTTATTTGTACAGACTGGTAGATTTGGTCGGCGTTCCAAGTGGTAAAGTGTTCAACACTACCGAGATAGTAGGGGGTACCATCATTGGTCACTAAGCTAGCGCTGCCTTCTTCTACCCAGTAACCGCTGTCTTCATCAAAGTAGTATAGCGGAATAGTATCGGGTGCTGAATTAGCGTCTGAAGCTAAAGGAATTCTGATTGTGGCTGTTTGGCCCGTCGCTAGATTGTAGTCATTCCCTTCGCTATCGGAAAAGGTCACACTTATTGCCCCAAAACTTTCAATTTGGCTCACTTGGTTGTTAGCTGTATCAATGGTTTCAAAGTTACCAGGCATTAAGTCAGGGTCTACGCTTGGATCAATTACAGTGATGGCCGCGCTGAGCTCTGCGCTGGCAGGATTACCATTTTCATCAACTAAGGAATTGGGCGCTAAATCAACAACGTTAAGCCCTGCGACGTTCAGGTTAGCGGTTTGCGTAGGAGTGAAGGTAAGGTTGGCATTAATCGGTTGTAGGAACATAAACACAGTTTGATCGGTAGCCGTTGTCACTGAGCTATATTCACCGTAGCCAGCAATATCACTACTGATAACAACTCGCTCTGCATCGCTGCTGACAATAATAGTGGCTTCGCCGTTACTATCGGTTACTCCGCTGCGTGTAACTCTGGTTCCGTTTTGTATGGAGTTAACGGTGACTTCAACACCCTCAATGGCTTCACCATCAAAATAGTCGCTGGTTTGTATGCTCAACATCGAGCTTGGCATCACCAGTACGGTTCGTGTTAGCTCGCTGCTGTTACCCGAAGTATCAGCTGCGCTGTAGGTTAGGGTATAGGTCCCAGCGGTGCTGGCATCAACCGAACCGTTGGTTGATACAGTTATAGAACCTTCATAAGCGTCTGTTGCACTGGCGCCTGCGTCGGTATAGCTTTCTCCTGCGAGCAGTGAAACATTTGCGTTGCCTGTTAGGGTAATCACTGGAGCGGTGGTATCTACAACCGCGATGGTGCGAGTTGCGGTACTGGTATTACCTGCGGCATCAGTTGCAGAATAGGTAATGGTGTAAGAGCCTAGAGTGGACGTGTCTACCGTTCCTGAGCTGAG from Agarivorans gilvus includes the following:
- a CDS encoding IS3 family transposase (programmed frameshift), with the translated sequence MKKSRFTETQIVNILKEADAGMKVEDICRKHGMSNATYYKWKSKYGGMDASELKRVKELEEENSKLKKLFAEVSLENHAMKELFRKKGLVTAEKRSCAQLLVGAGLSILKACTLADISRSSYYRPLVDWRQRDAAVIDALNSELKKSPRAGFWKCFGRLRYKGYPFNHKRVYRVYCQMGLNLKRRVKRVLPKRIAQPLQVEAKANYQWALDFMHDGLYCGKRFRTLNVVDEGTRECLAIEVDSSLPAERVVRVLEQIKAERSLPVQLRVDNGPELISARLTDWCEQHHIQLVYIQPGKPQQNGFVERFNGSFRREFLDAYLFESLEQVREMAWFWRLDYNEERTHESLGNLPPAAYRAKLENSTLELSH
- a CDS encoding immunoglobulin-like domain-containing protein, with product MKKIGALLVSTSLLISGCGGGGGDDTSNNSGEDTTAPSIALVGAQSINIEVGSNYTDAGANATDNVDTTVNVLSSGTVDTSTLGSYTITYSATDAAGNTSTATRTIAVVDTTAPVITLTGNANVSLLAGESYTDAGASATDAYEGSITVSTNGSVDASTAGTYTLTYSAADTSGNSSELTRTVLVMPSSMLSIQTSDYFDGEAIEGVEVTVNSIQNGTRVTRSGVTDSNGEATIIVSSDAERVVISSDIAGYGEYSSVTTATDQTVFMFLQPINANLTFTPTQTANLNVAGLNVVDLAPNSLVDENGNPASAELSAAITVIDPSVDPDLMPGNFETIDTANNQVSQIESFGAISVTFSDSEGNDYNLATGQTATIRIPLASDANSAPDTIPLYYFDEDSGYWVEEGSASLVTNDGTPYYLGSVEHFTTWNADQIYQSVQITGCVEDSDGNPITSARIITQGASYSGQANATTDSTGRFSVAAKSSSTVYLQANTSGSNGRTLTLTTGTSDLDLGECLSLEEASATVTLSWGENPRDLDTQFFGPESATGDTAFLVYFANKQVTLENSSIWLDVDDVNSYGPEITTIGSFPYAGRYSYAVKHYAGTSDIAASPSRVELNYAGRTQVFSPPAGEPTVCWAVFDFVVDANGGVTIEPTGTWESNAYCSAREYNTPSATSMSRSSKVASKGILQEQIDKKYYAK